A window of Variovorax paradoxus genomic DNA:
GTCTACTGGTACCTGATGCGCTTCGCGGGCGAGAGCCCGTTCAGCCACTCGGCGCTCGACGTGAAGTCGTTCGCGATGGCGATGCTCAAGCTCGACTATCGCGACAGCACCAAGCGCGCGATGCCGCGCCGCTGGTTCGACCCCGGGCTGCCGCACACGCACGTCGCACTCGACGACGCCATCGAGCAAGGCGCCCTCTTCTGCAACATGCTCGCGGAGAACCGCGCGGCCGCCAAGGGCCCGGCGCCATGACCGGCAACGGCCGGATCCGACGATGGCTCAGGAGGCTCGCGCTGTGCGCGCTGCCGCTGATGCTCGCGGGCTGCGTGCAGTCGATGTTCTATTACCCCGACAACGTGCGCTACGAAACGCCCGACGTGCTGGGCATGCGCTACGAGCCCGTGCAGTTCACCAGCGCAGACGGCACGCGCCTGAGCGGCTGGTTCCTGCCTGCTGCCGACCGCAAGAACCCGAAGGAGGCCAAGGGCACGGTGGTGCACTTCCACGGCAACGCGCAGAACATGAGCACGCACTGGCGCTTCGTGGCGTGGCTGCCGAAGCACGACTACAACGTGTTCGTCTTCGACTATCGCGGCTACGGCCAGTCCGAAGGCAAGCCGGAGCCCAAGGGCGTGTTCGAGGACTCCAACGCGGCCCTCGACTACGTGCGCTCGCGCCAGGACGTCGACCCCGAGCGGCTGTTCGTCTTCGGGCAGAGCCTGGGCGGCACCAACGCGATCGCGGTGATGGGCTCCGGGAACCGGGCCGGCGTGAAGGCGGCGGCCATCGAATCGACCTTCTATTCGTATTCGTCGATTGCCAACGACAAGATCAAGGGCGCCGGCCTGCTGGTGAGCGACGAGTACGCGGCATCGAAGTACGTGGCCGCCGTCTCGCCGATTCCGCTGCTCTTCATCCACGGCACGGCCGACCACGTGATTCCGATCGAACATTCGAAGCGGTTGCTGGCCGACGCGCACGATCCCAAGCGGCTGATCGAGGTGCAGGGCGCCGGGCATCTGGAGCCGATGACGACCCTGCGCTTCGGCAACGCCTACCGCAAGGCGCTGACGGCCTTCTTCGAATCGTCCATGCAGCCGCTGCAGCAATGAAGCACTTCGACGAAACCGCCACCCGCGCGCCGCTGGCTTTCGAGCGGCTGGTGCCTGCGCTGCGCTCGGCGTTCGCGGCCGAGGCGCAGGTGCCGCCGCGCCATGTGCACGCCATCGAGACCGCCGGCGCGGACGGCGCCGCCTGCAAGGGCACGGTGCTCATCATGCCGGCGTGGAGCGACGCGGGCTTCCTGGGCATCAAGACCATCAACATCTTCCCCGGCAACGGCGAACAGGGCCTGCCCGGCCTGCACGCGACCTACGTGCTGTACGACGCGCGCACCGGCGTGCCCCTGGCAATGATGGACGGCAACGAAATCACCGCGCGCCGCACGGCCGCCGCGTCCGCGCTGGGCGCGTCGTTCCTCGCGCGCAAGGATGCACACCGGCTGCTGGTGCTGGGCACCGGCCGCATCGCGCGGATGCTGCCGGCCGCGCACGCGAGCGTGCGGCCCATCGACGAGGTGTGGGTGTGGAACCACCGGCCGGAAGGCGCCGAGGCGCTGGCTGCGCAATGGCGAGCCGAGGGCTGGAATGCGCGCGCCACCGCCGACCTGGAGACCGCCGTGCGTACGCATGCCGACATCGTCAGTTGCGCCACGCTGGCCACCACGCCGCTGGTGCGTGGCGAATGGCTCGCGCCGGGCTCGCACCTGGACCTGATCGGCAGCTTCACACCTGCGATGCGCGAGACCGACGTGCATTGCTTCTCGGGCGCGCGCACCTTCATCGACACCCCGGAGGCCCTGCAGAAATCCGGCGACCTGCTCGACGCGATCGCCGCGGGCACGCTGCGTGCGCAGGATGTCCAGGGCACCCTGGCCGAACTGTGCCGCGGAGAG
This region includes:
- a CDS encoding alpha/beta hydrolase; this translates as MTGNGRIRRWLRRLALCALPLMLAGCVQSMFYYPDNVRYETPDVLGMRYEPVQFTSADGTRLSGWFLPAADRKNPKEAKGTVVHFHGNAQNMSTHWRFVAWLPKHDYNVFVFDYRGYGQSEGKPEPKGVFEDSNAALDYVRSRQDVDPERLFVFGQSLGGTNAIAVMGSGNRAGVKAAAIESTFYSYSSIANDKIKGAGLLVSDEYAASKYVAAVSPIPLLFIHGTADHVIPIEHSKRLLADAHDPKRLIEVQGAGHLEPMTTLRFGNAYRKALTAFFESSMQPLQQ
- a CDS encoding ornithine cyclodeaminase family protein, with translation MKHFDETATRAPLAFERLVPALRSAFAAEAQVPPRHVHAIETAGADGAACKGTVLIMPAWSDAGFLGIKTINIFPGNGEQGLPGLHATYVLYDARTGVPLAMMDGNEITARRTAAASALGASFLARKDAHRLLVLGTGRIARMLPAAHASVRPIDEVWVWNHRPEGAEALAAQWRAEGWNARATADLETAVRTHADIVSCATLATTPLVRGEWLAPGSHLDLIGSFTPAMRETDVHCFSGARTFIDTPEALQKSGDLLDAIAAGTLRAQDVQGTLAELCRGERSGRSSDEERTVFKAVGSALEDLTAATLVWQAATPPA